Proteins from a genomic interval of Capsicum annuum cultivar UCD-10X-F1 chromosome 4, UCD10Xv1.1, whole genome shotgun sequence:
- the LOC107867327 gene encoding auxin-responsive protein IAA8, whose protein sequence is MSPPLLGVGEEEGRSNVTLLGSSSSLGSICQKGLALKERNYMGLSDCSSVDSCNISTSSEDNNSVGLNLKATELRLGLPGSQSPERGTEPCPLGSTKVDEKLLFPLHPAKDTAFSVSQKTVVTGNKRGFSDAMDGFSEGKFLSNSGLKAGDAKETSRVQPPKLKDANTQGTVLEKPSAVNEASNRAGNGAPATKAQVVGWPPIRSFRKNTLASASKNNEEVDGKAGSPALFIKVSMDGAPYLRKVDLRNYSAYQELSSALEKMFSCFTIGQYGSHGAPGKEMLSESKLKDLLHGSEYVLTYEDKDGDWMLVGDVPWEMFIDTCKRLRIMKGSDAIGLAPRAMEKCRSRN, encoded by the exons ATGTCTCCACCACTCCTTGGTGTTGGCGAGGAGGAGGGCCGGAGTAATGTTACTCTACTGGGTTCTTCGTCCTCCTTAGGAAGCATATGCCAAAAAGGATTAGCACTTAAAGAGCGAAACTATATGGGGCTTTCTGATTGTTCGTCCGTGGACAGCTGCAATATTTCCACCTCATCAGAGGATAATAACAGTGTCGGATTAAATCTCAAGGCTACGGAGCTCAGGCTCGGGCTCCCAGGATCCCAGTCTCCCGAACGGGGCACAGAGCCTTGTCCTTTGGGCTCTACAAAGGTTGATGAGAAGCTGCTCTTTCCCTTGCACCCTGCCAAAGATACTGCTTTCTCGGTATCACAGAAAACCGTTGTTACTGGCAACAAACGAGGATTTTCAGATGCTATGGATGGATTCTCAGAG GGAAAATTTCTATCAAACTCAGGTTTGAAAGCAGGTGATGCAAAGGAGACCTCACGTGTGCAACCACCTAAACTGAAAGATGCAAATACTCAGGGTACAGTTCTAGAGAAGCCTTCTGCTGTGAATGAGGCTTCAAACCGTGCGGGCAATGGTGCTCCTGCTACAAA GGCTCAGGTTGTGGGTTGGCCACCCATTCGATCTTTTAGAAAGAACACATTAGCCTCTGCCTCAAAGAACAACGAAGAGGTGGATGGAAAGGCTGGATCACCAGCTCTTTTCATTAAGGTAAGCATGGATGGGGCTCCCTATTTGAGGAAAGTGGACCTCCGAAACTATTCTGCATACCAGGAGCTCTCTTCTGCTCTTGAAAAGATGTTCAGCTGTTTTACTATTG GTCAATATGGATCTCATGGAGCTCCTGGGAAGGAAATGTTAAGTGAGAGTAAATTGAAGGATTTGCTTCATGGATCTGAATACGTACTCACGTACGAGGATAAGGATGGGGACTGGATGCTAGTCGGTGATGTCCCCTGGGA GATGTTTATTGATACCTGCAAGAGGCTGAGGATCATGAAAGGTTCAGATGCCATTGGTCTAG CCCCAAGGGCTATGGAAAAGTGTCGGAGCAGAAACTAG